From Rutidosis leptorrhynchoides isolate AG116_Rl617_1_P2 chromosome 3, CSIRO_AGI_Rlap_v1, whole genome shotgun sequence, a single genomic window includes:
- the LOC139900444 gene encoding uncharacterized protein, with amino-acid sequence MDGAHMKPPATGHILTAVGLDSNNGMYPVAYAMVEQEKYNSWSWFLELLGDDLGLTRQSNFTFISDRQKGLLQAVARMYPCAEHRFCLRHIHENMKRKGFNGEAYKKHLWKCASATTVCHFEKAMLDLKGFSKECHTYLSKIPPSPWSKSHFSGRAKSDVLLNNICEVLNRWLLDARDKPIITALEYVREYLMKRIVKNMNRAAKSDGPLTPTATKLFELIKKDANHCTVLWSGSNLYQVNGPHGEQCVVDIDEIKCACRKWEITGIPFILIHSHKQLSHLLIIIIMRVSEIEKKDDTKAFLAERLKSPESKSSSKAAQKSPTTSAQRTTMTPSKRPATSPLTRSAKRFTRSSSIVPPASETAETSITPPPSTQV; translated from the exons ATGGATGGTGCACACATGAAACCACCTGCTACTGGACACATCTTGACTGCAGTAGGATTGGATAGTAACAATGGTATGTATCCAGTGGCATATGCTATGGTGGAGCAGGAAAAGTACAACTCTTGGAGTTGGTTCTTGGAATTGTTGGGTGATGATTTAGGACTAACAAGGCAATCAAACTTTACCTTCATTAGTGACCGACAAAAG ggtcTACTACAAGCTGTTGCAAGAATGTATCCATGTGCTGAACATAGGTTTTGCTTAAGGCATATACATGAAAATATGAAGAGAAAAGGTTTCAATGGTGAAGCATATAAAAAGCACTTATGGAAGTGTGCTAGTGCCACAACTGTTTGTCATTTTGAAAAGGCAATGCTCGACTTAAAAGGTTTTAGTAAAGAGTGTCACACTTATTTATCCAAGATACCTCCAAGCCCTTGGTCAAAAAGTCACTTCTCTG GTAGGGCAAAGTCTGATGTATTATTGAATAACATATGTGAGGTTCTAAATCGATGGTTGCTTGATGCTAGAGACAAGCCTATAATCACTGCATTAGAATATGTGAGAGAGTATCTAATGAAAAGGATAGTGAAAAATATGAACAGAGCTGCTAAGAGTGATGGACCACTAACACCAACTGCAACAAAACTATTTGAGTTAATTAAGAAGGATGCTAATCATTGCACAGTCTTGTGGAGTGGTAGTAATCTTTATCAGGTAAATGGACCTCATGGTGAGCAATGTGTAGTTGATATAGATGAAATAAAGTGTGCTTGTAGGAAATGGGAAATCACAGGGATTCCAT TTATATTGATTCATTCACACAAACAACTTTCACatttactcatcatcatcatcatgagggtTTCTGAAATCGAAAAGAAAGATGACACAAAAGCATTTCTCGCAGAGAGGCTTAAGAGCCCCGAGTCAAAATCATCATCAAAGGCTGCACAAAAATCTCCTACCACCAGCGCTCAACGAACAACAATGACTCCCAGCAAACGACCCGCAACCTCTCCACTTACAAGATCCGCGAAGAGGTTTACGCGGTCTAGCTCAATTGTTCCACCTGCATCTGAGACTG CAGAGACATCCATTACTCCACCACCATCTACAcaggtgtga